The following coding sequences are from one Maniola jurtina chromosome 14, ilManJurt1.1, whole genome shotgun sequence window:
- the LOC123871847 gene encoding NAD-dependent L-serine dehydrogenase, whose amino-acid sequence MAARTVSRCFTITRNYSSKPDKHIAFLGLGNMGGFMAANLVKKGFNVRGYDPSKEALTAAAKDGVSSASSIAAAVDGVDVVVSILPSNKVVLDAYLGDDGVVKHAPKGSLLIDSSTVDPNVPKQIFPVASESGVAFIDAPVSGGVMGAQNATLAFMVGGRKEDFDRSVPMLEAMGAKQYHCGASGAGQVAKLSNNMLMGITGMATAECMNMGIKMGLDPKVLLDVLNNSSARSWSTEVYCPVPGLVPTAPSSRDYENGFKNELMVKDLELASCMALGIRTPIPLGAVATQLYRIVQSRGYGQKDFSFIYQLLKNEKK is encoded by the exons ATGGCGGCGCGGACGGTCAGCCGGTGTTTCACCATCACAAGGAATTATAGCTCGAAACCGGACAAACACATAGCTTTTCTCGGCCTTGGAAACATGGGAGGTTTCATGGCTGCCAATCTGGTCAAAAAG GGCTTCAACGTCCGTGGTTACGACCCGTCAAAAGAAGCGCTGACAGCCGCTGCAAAGGACGGCGTATCCAGCGCCAGCTCAATCGCTGCAGCGGTGGACGGCGTCGACGTCGTGGTGTCCATCCTGCCCAGCAATAAGGTCGTCCTTGACGCCTACCTGGGCGATGATGGTGTTGTCAAACAT GCCCCCAAAGGATCTCTCCTCATAGACTCAAGTACAGTGGACCCCAACGTGCCAAAACAGATTTTCCCTGTGGCCAGCGAGAGTGGGGTCGCCTTTATCGATGCACCAGTTTCAGGAG GTGTTATGGGAGCACAAAATGCCACCTTAGCATTCATGGTCGGAGGCCGTAAAGAAGACTTCGATAGATCAGTGCCCATGCTCGAAGCAATGGGCGCCAAGCAATACCATTGTGGTGCCAGTGGCGCCGGCCAAGTCGCCAAGTTGAGCAATAACATGCTCATGGGTATAACTGGCATGGCGACTGCAGAGTGTATGAATATGGGTATTAA AATGGGTCTAGATCCTAAAGTTCTTCTAGATGTACTGAACAACTCTTCAGCTCGGTCGTGGTCTACAGAAGTGTACTGCCCCGTCCCTGGGCTGGTACCCACCGCGCCTTCCAGCAGAGACTACGAAAATGGTTTCAAGAACGAACTTATGGTTAAG GATTTGGAGCTCGCAAGCTGTATGGCACTTGGGATCCGCACACCCATCCCACTAGGAGCTGTGGCAACGCAGCTTTACCGCATCGTGCAGTCCCGCGGCTACGGACAGAAGGACTTCTCATTCATATACCAACTGCTGAAAAATGAGAAGAagtag